One window from the genome of Alnus glutinosa chromosome 13, dhAlnGlut1.1, whole genome shotgun sequence encodes:
- the LOC133854258 gene encoding abscisic acid 8'-hydroxylase CYP707A2-like → MEFSSLFTFCLLPSIFFIFLFHSLVKFFNSSPRKLPLPPGSLGWPYIGETFQLYSQDPNVFFSEKQNRYGSIFKTHILGCPCVMISSPEAAKFVLVTRAHLFKPTFPASKERMLGKQAIFFHQGDYHVKLRKLVLRAFLPEAIKNIVPSIESIAKDSIQSWEGRLINTFQEMKIFTFNVALLSIFGKDEVLYREDLKRCYFILEKGYNSMPINLPGTLFNKSMKARKELAQILAKILSARREMKQDHNDLLGSFMGDKEGLTDEQIADNIIGVIFAARDTTASVLTWILKYLGENPTVLQAVTEEQENIMRRKEENGDEEKVLTWADTRTMTITSRVIQETLRVASILSFTFREAVEDVEYEGHLIPKGWKVLPLFRNIHHSPDIFPEPEKFDPSRFEVTPKPNTFLPFGNGIHSCPGNELAKLEILVLLHHLTTKYRWSVEGSQTGIQYGPFALPQNGLPIRLSLRKETAPKSYSHASQLQ, encoded by the exons ATGGAATTCTCCTCCCTCTTCACCTTTTGTCTTTTAccttccattttcttcatctttctctTCCATTCCCTTGTCAAGTTCTTCAATTCCAGTCCCCGGAAACTGCCCCTCCCGCCGGGCTCCTTGGGTTGGCCTTACATCGGCGAGACCTTTCAACTCTACTCTCAAGACCCAAATGTCTTCTTTTCTGAAAAACAAAATAG GTATGGGTCTATCTTCAAAACCCACATACTGGGGTGTCCCTGCGTGATGATTTCGAGCCCGGAAGCCGCGAAATTCGTGCTGGTGACGAGAGCTCATCTCTTCAAGCCTACATTTCCTGCAAGCAAAGAGAGAATGTTGGGCAAACAAGCCATCTTCTTTCACCAAGGAGATTACCATGTCAAACTCAGGAAGCTTGTTCTCCGAGCCTTCCTGCCCGAAGCAATCAAAAACATCGTCCCCAGCATCGAATCCATTGCCAAAGATTCTATCCAATCATGGGAAGGCCGGTTAATCAACACCTTCCAAGAAATGAAGATC TTCACGTTCAATGTTGCCCTGCTTTCTATATTTGGAAAGGATGAAGTTCTGTACAGAGAGGATCTGAAGCGGTGCTACTTCATTCTTGAGAAGGGGTACAATTCAATGCCCATTAATCTTCCAGGGACACTCTTcaacaaatccatgaaagcaaGGAAGGAGCTTGCTCAGATCTTGGCAAAAATCCTCTCGGCCAGGAGGGAGATGAAACAAGATCACAACGACTTGCTGGGATCTTTCATGGGTGACAAAGAAGGCCTCACTGACGAGCAGATTGCCGACAACATCATCGGAGTCATATTCGCTGCTCGTGATACCACCGCCAGCGTGCTCACGTGGATCCTCAAGTACCTTGGCGAGAACCCCACTGTTCTTCAGGCAGTCACG GAAGAGCAAGAGAACATTATGAGGAGGAAAGAAGAGAATGGTGATGAGGAGAAAGTTCTAACTTGGGCAGACACCAGAACGATGACAATCACTTCAAGGGTGATTCAAGAGACACTTAGAGTTGCTTCAATTTTATCTTTCACTTTCAGAGAGGCAGTAGAAGATGTTGAATATGAAG GGCATCTTATACCCAAAGGGTGGAAAGTTTTGCCACTTTTCAGAAACATTCACCACAGCCCAGACATCTTCCCAGAGCCTGAGAAGTTTGATCCCTCAAGATTTGAG GTTACTCCAAAACCCAACACCTTTTTGCCATTTGGCAACGGGATCCACTCCTGTCCTGGGAATGAGTTGGCCAAACTGGAAATTTTAGTCCTTCTCCATCATCTGACCACAAAGTACAG GTGGTCTGTGGAGGGTTCACAGACTGGGATTCAGTATGGCCCCTTTGCTCTTCCCCAGAATGGTTTGCCCATTAGATTATCTCTGAGGAAAGAAACTGCTCCTAAAAGCTACTCCCATGCATCCCAATTACAGTAG